In Marivivens aquimaris, one genomic interval encodes:
- a CDS encoding DUF3859 domain-containing protein: protein MMKLAALTASLLFPSLALAEVSAEPEIVLGEVGLHCPYRTAGSVPAPNTAYGAVDEIDGEPAAISQTTVIPALLDMGFGVEYRLADGVSLPSAEVQLTHPPMGPNGITVQRWTTHPSSDDMGFTIYRFDFPEEVVTGKWTFELVADGKSLFKAEFDVIPAPPGVTFESLCMGGSLLS, encoded by the coding sequence ATGATGAAACTTGCCGCTCTGACCGCCTCGCTCCTCTTTCCATCGCTCGCGCTTGCTGAAGTGAGCGCCGAGCCTGAAATCGTCCTCGGTGAAGTCGGCCTCCATTGCCCTTACCGCACCGCGGGCAGCGTTCCTGCCCCGAATACAGCGTACGGCGCGGTCGACGAGATTGATGGCGAGCCCGCTGCCATTTCACAGACCACGGTCATCCCTGCGCTTCTGGATATGGGCTTCGGTGTCGAATACCGCCTCGCCGACGGGGTGAGCCTGCCATCCGCCGAGGTCCAGCTAACCCACCCACCGATGGGTCCCAATGGCATCACAGTACAGCGCTGGACCACCCACCCATCGAGTGACGACATGGGCTTCACCATCTACCGCTTCGATTTCCCCGAGGAAGTCGTGACCGGCAAGTGGACCTTCGAGCTGGTCGCCGATGGCAAATCACTGTTCAAAGCAGAGTTCGACGTCATCCCCGCCCCGCCGGGCGTTACGTTCGAGAGCCTTTGCATGGGTGGAAGCCTGCTGTCTTAA